A stretch of the Mesorhizobium huakuii genome encodes the following:
- the tsaD gene encoding tRNA (adenosine(37)-N6)-threonylcarbamoyltransferase complex transferase subunit TsaD, giving the protein MRVLGIETSCDETAASVVALEGDAAPKILSNIVLSQIEEHAAFGGVVPEIAARAHVEALDGIIEAALADSGTTLADIDAIAATAGPGLVGGLIVGLMTAKAIAAAAGKPLIAINHLEGHALTARLTDGLDFPYLLLLVSGGHTQILAVRGVGDYQRWATTIDDALGEAFDKTAKMLGLPYPGGPNVEKAALTGNASRFAFPRPMKGSAQPDFSFSGLKTAVRQAATAIEPLGDQDVADICASFQAAVADALADRVSRALARFSQTFPGTKNPALVVAGGVAANRTIKATLERLCTDAGFTFVAPPLKLCTDNAAMIAWAGIERLREGMAQENGFDFVPRSRWPLDSISAPMVGSGRRGAKA; this is encoded by the coding sequence ATCCGCGTTCTGGGCATCGAGACGAGTTGTGATGAGACCGCCGCCAGCGTCGTGGCGCTGGAGGGCGACGCCGCGCCGAAAATCCTGTCCAACATCGTGCTTTCCCAGATCGAGGAGCATGCCGCCTTTGGCGGTGTCGTGCCCGAGATCGCCGCGCGCGCCCATGTCGAGGCGCTGGACGGCATTATCGAGGCGGCCCTTGCCGATTCGGGCACGACCCTTGCCGATATCGATGCCATCGCCGCCACCGCCGGCCCCGGCCTGGTCGGTGGGCTGATTGTCGGGCTGATGACGGCCAAGGCGATCGCCGCGGCGGCAGGCAAGCCGCTGATCGCCATAAATCACCTCGAAGGCCACGCCTTGACCGCAAGGCTGACCGACGGGCTCGATTTCCCCTATCTGCTGCTGCTCGTCTCCGGCGGTCACACGCAGATCCTGGCCGTGCGCGGCGTCGGCGACTATCAGCGCTGGGCGACCACCATCGACGACGCGCTCGGCGAAGCCTTCGACAAGACGGCCAAGATGCTCGGCCTGCCCTATCCCGGCGGGCCGAATGTCGAGAAGGCGGCACTGACGGGCAATGCCTCACGCTTTGCTTTCCCGCGGCCGATGAAGGGCTCGGCGCAGCCCGACTTTTCCTTCTCCGGCCTGAAGACCGCCGTGCGCCAGGCGGCAACGGCGATCGAGCCGCTGGGCGACCAGGACGTCGCCGACATCTGCGCCTCGTTCCAGGCGGCGGTCGCCGATGCGCTCGCCGACCGCGTCTCGCGCGCGCTGGCACGATTCAGCCAAACATTCCCCGGCACGAAAAACCCGGCTTTGGTCGTCGCCGGCGGCGTCGCCGCCAACCGCACCATCAAGGCGACGCTGGAACGGCTCTGCACTGACGCCGGTTTCACCTTCGTCGCGCCGCCGCTGAAGCTTTGCACAGACAATGCGGCGATGATCGCCTGGGCCGGTATCGAACGGCTGCGCGAAGGCATGGCGCAGGAGAACGGCTTCGATTTCGTGCCGCGCTCGCGCTGGCCACTGGACAGCATCTCGGCGCCGATGGTCGGTTCCGGCCGGCGCGGAGCCAAGGCATGA
- a CDS encoding NAD(P)H-dependent glycerol-3-phosphate dehydrogenase — MTNSNPGKSGWRVTVLGGGAWGTALALAMLRAEHAVRMFARDPETVAAIGRGENPRYLPGIAIAPGIEATSDIAAALAGADCVLAVTPAQSLRATLTAAKDHVPTGIPLVLCAKGIERDTGDLLSAIVEEILPRNPVAALSGPSFATDVARGLPTAVVVAAGDERLAAGLAARFSAENLRCYSSDDLIGVEIGGALKNVFAIAAGAVTGAGLGASAQAAMVTRGFVELRRIGAAFGARPETLMGLSGLGDLLLTCSSAQSRNFAYGLALGQGKALAGLPLAEGVPTAAIAARIATERGIDAPIIAAVAAILDGTITIRQAVTTLMTRPLKTETND; from the coding sequence ATGACCAACAGCAATCCGGGCAAAAGCGGCTGGCGCGTCACTGTGCTCGGCGGCGGCGCCTGGGGCACGGCGCTGGCGCTGGCCATGCTGCGCGCCGAACATGCGGTGCGCATGTTCGCGCGCGACCCGGAAACCGTGGCGGCGATCGGCCGTGGCGAGAATCCGCGCTACCTGCCCGGCATTGCCATTGCGCCAGGCATCGAGGCGACATCCGACATTGCGGCAGCGCTCGCCGGGGCCGATTGCGTGCTGGCGGTGACGCCGGCGCAATCGCTGCGGGCGACGCTGACGGCGGCGAAGGATCATGTGCCAACCGGCATCCCACTTGTCCTCTGCGCCAAGGGCATCGAGCGCGACACCGGCGACTTGCTGTCGGCAATCGTCGAAGAGATTCTGCCGCGAAACCCCGTCGCCGCGCTGTCCGGCCCGAGTTTTGCCACCGACGTTGCCCGCGGCCTGCCGACGGCGGTGGTGGTGGCCGCCGGCGACGAGCGCCTGGCGGCCGGCCTCGCCGCGCGCTTTTCGGCGGAAAACCTGCGCTGCTATTCGAGCGACGACCTGATCGGCGTCGAGATCGGTGGCGCCTTGAAGAATGTCTTTGCCATCGCTGCCGGTGCCGTCACTGGTGCCGGGCTCGGCGCCAGCGCCCAGGCCGCCATGGTGACGCGCGGCTTCGTCGAACTGCGCCGCATCGGTGCCGCCTTCGGCGCCAGGCCCGAGACCTTGATGGGGCTTTCCGGCCTTGGCGACCTGCTGCTGACCTGCTCGTCGGCGCAATCGCGCAATTTCGCCTACGGGCTGGCGCTCGGGCAAGGCAAGGCGCTTGCCGGGCTGCCGCTGGCCGAGGGCGTGCCGACAGCGGCGATCGCCGCCCGCATCGCCACCGAGCGCGGCATAGACGCACCGATCATAGCCGCCGTGGCGGCCATACTGGACGGCACCATCACCATCCGCCAGGCCGTGACCACCTTGATGACCCGGCCGCTGAAGACCGAAACCAACGATTGA
- a CDS encoding EVE domain-containing protein: MNYWLFKSEPSVFSFEALKAKGKAGTQWDGVRNYAARNNMKAMQIGDLGFFYHSNEGLNIVGIAEVCALAHPDTTSDDPRWECVDIRAVRDVPNPPTLEQVKANPKLAEMALVRLGRLSVQPVTPAEWKEVCRMGGLTPAP; encoded by the coding sequence ATGAACTACTGGCTGTTCAAATCAGAACCCTCGGTTTTCTCGTTCGAGGCGTTGAAAGCCAAGGGCAAGGCCGGCACGCAATGGGACGGCGTGCGCAACTACGCCGCCCGCAACAATATGAAGGCCATGCAGATCGGCGATCTCGGCTTCTTCTACCACTCCAATGAGGGGCTCAACATCGTCGGCATCGCCGAAGTCTGCGCGCTGGCCCATCCGGATACCACTTCCGACGATCCGCGCTGGGAATGCGTCGACATCCGCGCGGTTCGCGATGTGCCGAACCCGCCGACGCTGGAACAGGTAAAAGCCAATCCGAAGCTTGCTGAGATGGCGCTGGTGCGGCTTGGGCGGCTTTCCGTGCAGCCGGTCACCCCGGCCGAATGGAAGGAAGTCTGCCGCATGGGCGGCCTGACGCCTGCTCCGTGA
- a CDS encoding class I SAM-dependent methyltransferase has translation MEGSLPHGRPDACSVTALTPHSAKQFILDNTALMAPPHVPEILLRLADEAHDLWQRTEDELVEIGLPPPFWAFAWAGGQGLARYVLDNPDTVLGKRVLDFASGSGLVAIAAAKAGAAGVIAADIDPFCATAIRLNSEANGVGIGFLGTDCIGTDAGWDVVLAGDVFYDKSFADSLMPWFAALKARGAEIFVGDPGRSYMPKTGLEPLAVYEVEVTRALEDSLVKRTTVWRFA, from the coding sequence ATGGAAGGAAGTCTGCCGCATGGGCGGCCTGACGCCTGCTCCGTGACGGCCCTCACCCCGCACAGCGCCAAGCAATTCATCCTCGACAACACGGCGCTGATGGCGCCGCCGCATGTGCCTGAGATTCTGCTGCGCCTTGCCGATGAGGCACACGATCTTTGGCAGCGGACTGAGGACGAGCTGGTCGAGATCGGCCTGCCGCCGCCCTTTTGGGCCTTTGCCTGGGCCGGCGGCCAGGGCCTCGCCCGCTATGTCCTCGACAATCCCGACACGGTGCTGGGCAAGCGCGTGCTCGACTTTGCCTCGGGCTCCGGTCTCGTCGCCATCGCTGCCGCCAAGGCGGGGGCTGCCGGGGTGATCGCCGCCGACATCGACCCGTTCTGCGCCACCGCGATCCGCCTCAACAGCGAGGCCAATGGCGTCGGGATCGGCTTCCTCGGCACAGACTGCATCGGCACCGATGCGGGCTGGGACGTGGTGCTGGCCGGTGACGTTTTCTACGACAAATCCTTCGCAGATAGCCTGATGCCGTGGTTTGCGGCGCTCAAGGCGCGCGGCGCCGAGATCTTCGTCGGCGATCCCGGCCGGTCCTATATGCCCAAGACAGGGCTGGAGCCGCTTGCTGTCTATGAGGTGGAAGTCACCCGGGCGCTGGAGGATTCCCTGGTCAAGCGCACCACCGTCTGGCGCTTTGCTTGA
- a CDS encoding DUF1761 domain-containing protein → MDFSAVNWLAVIAAAVVAWLFGAAWYMALSKPWLKAAKLDPATMKKSPLPFVISFIAELVMAYIMALVVGAMTGGEPTLLAGLVFGFVLWLGFVATTLSVNHRYENFGWDLTLIDGGHWLGVLLIIGAVIGWFGAAAS, encoded by the coding sequence ATGGATTTTTCTGCAGTGAACTGGCTGGCCGTCATCGCCGCCGCCGTCGTGGCTTGGCTGTTCGGCGCGGCCTGGTACATGGCGCTGAGCAAGCCGTGGCTGAAGGCCGCCAAGCTCGATCCGGCGACGATGAAGAAATCACCGCTGCCTTTCGTCATCAGCTTCATCGCCGAACTGGTCATGGCCTACATCATGGCGCTGGTTGTCGGCGCGATGACCGGCGGTGAGCCGACATTGCTCGCCGGACTTGTCTTCGGCTTCGTGCTTTGGCTGGGTTTCGTCGCCACGACGCTTTCGGTCAACCACCGCTACGAGAATTTCGGCTGGGACCTGACCCTCATCGACGGCGGCCACTGGCTCGGTGTCTTGCTGATCATCGGCGCGGTGATCGGCTGGTTCGGCGCCGCGGCAAGCTGA
- a CDS encoding glycosyltransferase family 25 protein, protein MADESGFPRDQVFTRICHVKQGYDDRRRHIVREFERRGVPVYFYTDWDRPDITPEIRDELVAPAFTHPPAVSLALKHVGIWRDFLETDLPYCLVFEDDVFLARDFVAKFRQGLAELGSPARKAVIYLGNGSNYYTPSWKLRKGQRLYPALHARCTDSYLITRPVAEARCAWIEQNKIYTSIDHQVEQMDEKLGIEMLWFERPIVEQGSENGAFQTSISAKNYPRLYKTVKWRWKKYTRMIFGHNARS, encoded by the coding sequence ATGGCAGACGAATCCGGATTTCCACGCGACCAGGTGTTCACCCGGATCTGCCACGTCAAGCAGGGCTATGACGACCGGCGCCGCCACATTGTCCGCGAATTCGAGCGGCGCGGCGTGCCGGTCTATTTCTACACGGACTGGGACCGGCCCGACATCACCCCGGAGATCCGCGACGAGCTGGTCGCCCCCGCCTTTACCCACCCGCCAGCCGTCTCGCTGGCGCTGAAACATGTCGGCATATGGCGCGATTTCCTCGAGACCGACTTGCCCTATTGCCTGGTGTTCGAGGACGACGTCTTCCTCGCCCGCGACTTCGTCGCCAAGTTCCGGCAGGGGCTTGCCGAACTCGGCAGCCCCGCGCGCAAGGCCGTCATCTATCTCGGCAATGGCAGCAACTACTACACGCCGAGCTGGAAATTGCGGAAGGGTCAAAGGCTCTACCCGGCACTGCACGCCAGATGCACCGATTCCTACCTCATCACCCGTCCGGTCGCCGAAGCCCGCTGCGCCTGGATCGAGCAGAACAAGATATACACCTCGATCGACCACCAGGTCGAACAGATGGACGAGAAGCTCGGCATCGAGATGCTGTGGTTCGAACGGCCCATTGTCGAACAAGGCAGCGAAAACGGCGCCTTCCAGACGTCCATTTCGGCGAAAAACTATCCGCGTTTGTACAAAACCGTGAAATGGAGATGGAAGAAATACACCCGCATGATCTTCGGCCACAACGCCCGGTCGTGA
- the gcvA gene encoding transcriptional regulator GcvA, with amino-acid sequence MSRLLPGTRALRTFEAAARHLNFTRAADELGLTPAAVSHQVKEIEDQLDLVLFTRTSRTMRLTEAGNVLFEASIDALDLLNRAVSRACKMTRGTTLLKVTLDAQFATKWLMRRIDDFRRQKPGIELRFDITYDVRDFERDDVDIGIRFGTGKYPGLRTHRLFDNIIIPVCSPALLASGPPLNEPRDLFRHTLAHIEWSRQGVTWPNWSMWMQAAGVDDFDDSRTLVFGSSTDATQAALDGNAVALADFAMVANDLSQGRLVRPFELGIKVAPEFAYFLVYPETAKDDARIVAFREWLLEEAAKPHSTEA; translated from the coding sequence ATGTCTCGCCTCCTGCCCGGAACGCGCGCATTGAGGACCTTCGAGGCGGCGGCACGTCACCTCAATTTCACCCGCGCCGCCGACGAGCTTGGGCTGACGCCCGCCGCGGTCAGCCATCAGGTCAAGGAGATCGAAGATCAGCTCGACCTGGTGCTGTTCACGCGCACCAGCCGCACCATGCGGCTGACGGAAGCGGGAAACGTGCTGTTCGAAGCGTCGATCGACGCCCTTGACCTGCTCAACCGGGCGGTGTCCCGGGCCTGCAAGATGACGCGTGGCACAACGCTCTTGAAAGTGACGCTCGACGCGCAGTTCGCGACGAAATGGCTGATGCGGCGCATCGACGATTTCCGCCGTCAAAAGCCGGGCATCGAATTGCGCTTCGACATCACCTACGATGTCAGGGATTTCGAGCGCGACGACGTCGATATCGGCATTCGCTTCGGCACCGGCAAATATCCGGGCCTTCGCACGCACCGGCTGTTCGACAACATCATTATCCCGGTGTGCAGCCCGGCGCTGCTCGCTTCAGGCCCGCCGCTCAATGAACCGCGCGACCTTTTCCGGCACACACTCGCGCATATCGAATGGTCGCGGCAAGGCGTTACCTGGCCGAACTGGAGCATGTGGATGCAGGCAGCCGGCGTCGACGATTTCGATGACAGCCGCACCCTCGTCTTCGGCTCCTCGACCGACGCCACGCAGGCGGCACTCGACGGCAATGCCGTGGCGCTGGCCGACTTTGCCATGGTGGCCAACGATTTGTCGCAGGGGCGCCTCGTCCGCCCCTTCGAGCTCGGCATCAAGGTCGCGCCGGAGTTCGCCTATTTCCTGGTTTATCCGGAAACTGCGAAGGACGACGCCCGCATCGTCGCGTTTCGCGAGTGGCTTCTCGAGGAGGCGGCAAAGCCGCATAGCACGGAGGCATGA
- a CDS encoding L,D-transpeptidase family protein yields the protein MLPKRLRVLIVRARPGHPTQGLLQAGKTVFACALGRGGISADKREGDGATPLGSMRILSGYFRGDQFADGRRTRLAMTPIGPDLGWCEVPDDRNYNRPVKIPYGASHERMRRDDRLYDACLVLDWNISPRRRGRGSAIFFHLARPGFTPTQGCVAVTARTMARLLPLLSDRTVVRVVR from the coding sequence ATTTTGCCAAAACGGCTGCGTGTGCTCATCGTGCGGGCAAGGCCCGGCCATCCAACACAGGGCCTGCTGCAGGCCGGAAAAACAGTGTTTGCCTGCGCGCTGGGGCGCGGCGGCATATCGGCCGACAAGCGCGAGGGCGACGGCGCCACGCCGCTTGGCTCGATGCGGATCCTGTCGGGTTATTTTCGGGGAGATCAGTTTGCCGATGGCCGCAGGACCCGGCTGGCGATGACGCCGATCGGACCCGATCTCGGCTGGTGCGAGGTGCCGGACGACCGCAACTACAACAGGCCGGTCAAGATCCCCTATGGCGCGAGCCATGAACGCATGCGGCGCGACGACCGGCTCTACGACGCCTGCCTGGTGCTCGACTGGAACATTTCGCCGCGCCGCCGCGGGCGCGGCAGCGCCATCTTCTTCCACCTGGCACGCCCAGGCTTCACCCCGACGCAAGGCTGCGTCGCGGTGACCGCGCGCACAATGGCACGGCTGTTACCGCTGCTTTCGGATAGGACGGTGGTGAGGGTGGTGAGGTAG
- a CDS encoding response regulator transcription factor, with amino-acid sequence MTSRTILIVDDDDDLRGTLVEQLALYEEFDVLQEATAAKGVTAARGGLIDLLIMDVGLPDMDGREAVKILRKGGYKAPIIMLTGHDTDSDTILGLEAGANDYVTKPFRFAVLLARIRAQLRQHEQSEDATFSVGPYTFKPSQKLLIDPRGAKVRLTEKEASIIKYLYRADQKVVTRDVLLEEVWGYNSGVTTHTLETHVYRLRQKIERDPSNAEILVTESGGYKLVP; translated from the coding sequence ATGACTTCACGCACCATCCTGATCGTCGACGACGATGACGACCTGCGCGGCACACTGGTCGAGCAACTCGCCCTCTATGAGGAATTCGACGTGCTGCAGGAAGCGACTGCGGCAAAAGGCGTCACTGCGGCGCGCGGCGGCCTCATCGACCTGCTCATCATGGATGTCGGCCTGCCCGACATGGATGGCCGCGAGGCCGTCAAGATCCTGCGCAAGGGCGGCTATAAGGCGCCGATCATCATGCTGACCGGCCACGACACCGATTCGGACACGATTCTGGGTCTCGAGGCCGGCGCCAACGACTATGTCACCAAGCCGTTCCGCTTCGCGGTGCTGTTGGCGCGCATCCGCGCCCAGCTGCGCCAGCACGAGCAGAGCGAGGATGCCACCTTCTCGGTTGGCCCCTACACCTTCAAGCCCAGCCAGAAGCTGCTCATCGACCCGCGTGGCGCCAAGGTGCGGCTGACGGAGAAGGAAGCCTCGATCATCAAATATCTCTACCGCGCCGACCAGAAGGTGGTGACGCGCGACGTGCTGCTGGAGGAAGTCTGGGGCTACAATTCCGGCGTCACCACGCACACGCTGGAAACCCATGTCTACCGGCTGCGCCAGAAGATCGAGCGCGATCCTTCCAATGCGGAAATTCTTGTGACAGAAAGCGGTGGCTACAAGCTGGTTCCTTAA
- a CDS encoding Crp/Fnr family transcriptional regulator, which yields MALDDDIRILSAVTLFQGFTQEQLRLLAFGAENTLLLANHKLYREDDEADSAYVVVSGRIVLYREQGGQRIPIGSAGPGTILSELALIADTNRLTSASAEIDSEVIRLSRKMFRRILEEYPEVAVKLHKRISEEFQAMIRRIEELGPRFSG from the coding sequence ATGGCGTTGGATGACGACATCCGCATCCTGTCCGCCGTGACCCTCTTCCAGGGTTTCACGCAGGAACAGCTGCGCCTGCTCGCCTTCGGCGCCGAGAACACCCTGCTGCTGGCCAACCACAAGCTTTACCGCGAGGACGACGAGGCCGATTCGGCCTATGTCGTGGTCAGCGGACGCATCGTGCTCTATCGCGAGCAGGGTGGCCAACGCATCCCGATCGGCAGCGCCGGCCCCGGCACCATCCTGAGCGAACTGGCATTGATCGCCGACACCAACCGGCTGACCAGCGCGTCGGCCGAAATCGACTCGGAAGTGATCAGGCTCAGCCGCAAGATGTTCCGCCGCATCCTGGAGGAATATCCGGAAGTGGCGGTGAAGCTGCACAAGCGCATCTCCGAGGAATTCCAGGCCATGATCCGTCGCATCGAAGAGCTGGGGCCGCGGTTTTCCGGCTGA
- a CDS encoding exodeoxyribonuclease III, translating to MPFSIATWNINSVRLRMPIVERLLDEYAPDVLCLQETKVPDELFPEKAFRRLGYQHIAFHGQKGYHGVATVARRPIEVVEKRRFCEIEDSRHLSVTVRAGGKTILLHNFYVPAGGDEPDPEINKKFKHKLDFVAEMNAIRAEHSEVSASVLVGDLNIAPLEHDVWSHKQLLNVVSHTPIETENFEAMRLAGNWVDLMRLDVPLDQKLYTWWSYRAQDWELSNRGRRLDHVWSSPNLVPDFAGYEILRAARGWERPSDHVPVIARFDLD from the coding sequence ATGCCCTTTTCGATTGCCACCTGGAACATCAACTCCGTTCGCCTGCGCATGCCGATCGTCGAGCGACTGCTCGATGAATACGCCCCCGATGTGCTCTGTCTGCAGGAAACCAAAGTTCCCGATGAGCTGTTTCCCGAAAAGGCGTTCCGCAGGCTCGGCTACCAGCACATCGCCTTCCATGGCCAGAAGGGCTATCACGGCGTCGCGACGGTGGCGCGGCGGCCGATCGAGGTGGTCGAAAAGCGCCGCTTCTGCGAGATCGAGGACAGCCGGCATTTGTCGGTGACGGTGCGCGCCGGCGGCAAGACGATCCTGCTGCACAATTTCTACGTTCCGGCCGGCGGCGACGAACCCGATCCCGAAATCAACAAGAAATTCAAGCACAAGCTCGATTTCGTCGCCGAGATGAACGCCATCCGCGCCGAGCATAGCGAGGTGTCCGCCTCGGTGCTGGTCGGCGACCTCAACATCGCGCCGCTCGAGCATGACGTCTGGTCGCACAAGCAATTGCTCAACGTGGTCAGCCACACACCCATCGAGACCGAAAACTTCGAGGCGATGCGGCTCGCCGGCAACTGGGTCGACCTGATGCGGCTCGACGTGCCGCTAGACCAGAAGCTCTACACCTGGTGGAGTTATCGCGCGCAGGATTGGGAGCTGTCCAATCGCGGCCGGCGGCTCGACCATGTCTGGTCGTCGCCCAACCTGGTGCCTGATTTCGCCGGCTACGAGATCCTGCGGGCGGCACGCGGCTGGGAGCGGCCGTCGGACCATGTGCCGGTCATCGCGCGGTTTGATCTCGATTAG
- a CDS encoding outer-membrane lipoprotein carrier protein LolA, with protein MKNDLSALGNFAPTRRQLLGLGLVAAGAAALNVVPGFELLASAQAAVPAAAQKIADHFSSVKSMSGEFVQFGPKGEQTGGKFFLERPGKIRFNYDGASNFKVISDGKSVVILNKKMNTSDLYPLSKTPLKLLLDDRIDLSGDRVKSVKEEDDLTTIKLSDKSVFGNAMITMMFDPKTYDLRQWTITDAQGKDTTVMIFNTKEGVSFAPDTFAIDYTANRELNTKTR; from the coding sequence ATGAAAAACGATCTTTCCGCACTCGGCAATTTCGCCCCGACCCGCCGCCAGCTGCTCGGCCTCGGCCTTGTCGCTGCGGGTGCCGCCGCCCTCAATGTGGTGCCCGGCTTCGAATTGCTGGCCTCGGCGCAGGCCGCCGTGCCCGCGGCCGCGCAGAAGATCGCCGACCATTTTTCCTCGGTCAAATCGATGAGCGGCGAATTCGTCCAGTTCGGCCCTAAGGGCGAGCAGACCGGCGGCAAGTTCTTCCTCGAACGGCCGGGCAAGATCCGCTTCAACTATGACGGGGCGTCGAACTTCAAGGTGATCTCGGACGGCAAGTCGGTGGTCATCCTCAACAAGAAAATGAACACGTCCGATCTCTACCCGCTGTCGAAGACGCCGCTCAAGCTGCTGCTCGACGACCGCATCGACCTCTCCGGCGACCGCGTCAAGAGCGTCAAGGAAGAGGACGACCTCACCACCATCAAGCTTTCCGACAAGTCGGTGTTCGGCAATGCGATGATCACCATGATGTTCGATCCGAAAACCTACGATCTGCGCCAGTGGACCATCACCGACGCACAGGGCAAGGACACCACGGTGATGATCTTCAACACCAAGGAAGGCGTCAGCTTCGCGCCCGACACTTTTGCGATCGATTACACGGCGAACCGCGAGCTCAACACCAAGACGCGGTAG